Proteins encoded by one window of Chaetodon trifascialis isolate fChaTrf1 chromosome 15, fChaTrf1.hap1, whole genome shotgun sequence:
- the rdh8a gene encoding retinol dehydrogenase 8a, translating into MANSGQKVVLITGCSSGIGLRIAVTLAKDEKKRYHVIATMRDLKKKDKLVEAAGDAYGKTLMLLPLDVCSDESVKQCINNVKDRHIDILINNAGVGLLGPVESISIEEMKRVFETNFFGVVRMIKEVMPDMKKRRSGHIVVMSSVMGLQGVVFNDVYTASKFAMEGFCESMAVQLMKFNIRLSMIEPGPVHTEFETKMMEDVAKMEYPGVDADTVRYFKDVYLPSSIDIFEAMGQMPEDIAKCIQKVIESSSPRFRNLTNSLYTPIVALKYADETGGLSVNTFYNLLFNFGPLMHITMSILKCLTCSCLRRRTISPN; encoded by the exons ATGGCGAACAGCGGGCAGAAAGTTGTGCTGATCACCGGCTGCTCCTCCGGCATCGGGTTACGAATCGCCGTCACGTTGGCCAAAGATGAAAAGAAGCGTTACCATG TCATAGCCACCATGCGGGACCTGAAGAAAAAGGACAAGCTAGTGGAGGCAGCAGGAGATGCTTATGGCAAGACCTTGATGTTGCTTCCACTGGATGTGTGCAGTGACGAGTCCGTCAAGCAGTGCATCAACAATGTTAAGGACCGCCATATTGATATCCTGA tcaaCAATGCAGGTGTGGGCTTGCTGGGACCTGTGGAAAGTATCAGCATCGAGGAGATGAAAAGAGTATTTGAGACCAACTTCTTTGGAGTTGTTCGCATGATCAAAGAAGTGATGccagacatgaagaagaggcGTTCAGGACACATCGTGGTCATGAGCAGTGTCATGGGTCTTCAGG GAGTGGTGTTCAACGATGTTTACACTGCCTCTAAGTTTGCCATGGAAGGTTTCTGTGAGAGTATGGCCGTGCAGCTGATGAAGTTCAATATCCG GTTGTCCATGATTGAGCCTGGCCCTGTGCACACCGAGTTCGAGACGAAGATGATGGAGGATGTGGCCAAGATGGAGTATCCAGGAGTAGATGCCGACACAGTTCGTTATTTTAAAGATGTTTACCTGCCATCATCCATAGATATATTTGAAGCCATGGGCCAGATGCCAGAGGACATAGCCAAA tgcattcaaaaGGTTATTGAGTCGAGCAGCCCTCGCTTCAGGAATCTGACCAACAGCCTCTACACACCCATTGTGGCCTTAAAGTATGCAGATGAGACTGGCGGCCTGTCTGTCAACACTTTCTACAACCTGCTCTTTAATTTCGGCCCTCTCATGCACATCACCATGAGCATCCTCAAGTGCCTGACGTGCAGCTGCCTGCGCAGACGCACCATCTCACCTAACTGA